From Astatotilapia calliptera chromosome 19, fAstCal1.2, whole genome shotgun sequence, a single genomic window includes:
- the LOC113011583 gene encoding phospholipase D1-like isoform X2: MSSTQKDDPQRLHRSSIDVLDPISDQFYEEAWMFTSARYTSIYQKVFHCRPSSDAGGLPGQCWPTQRGPGSEELKKILAFLVSFLFSSYPNKTFLHLLAPKRLWCPWRSGPEACAHHVDRKHSDTILEMLTVTSEANWTTQLQQE, encoded by the exons atgagctcaacacagaag GACGATCCTCAGCGCTTACACAGATCCTCCATCGATGTTTTGGATCCAATCAGTGATCAGTTCTACGAGGAGGCCTGGATGTTCACCAGCGCTCGCTACACCTCCATCTACCAGAAG GTTTTCCACTGTCGGCCATCCAGCGATGCTGGAGGGCTACCTGGCCAATGCTGGCCTACACAAAGAGGTCCCGGCtcggaggagctgaagaagatcctTGCCTTCCTCGTCAGTTTCCTCTTCAGTTCCTATCCCAACAAAACCTTCTTGCACCTATTAGCTCCAAAGAGGCTATGGTGCCCGTGGAGGTCTGGACCTGAGGCCTGTGCTCATCACGTGGATAGAAAACACTCTGACACCATTCTGGAG ATGTTGACTGTGACCTCAGAGGCCAACTGGACcacacagctgcagcaggagtGA
- the LOC113011583 gene encoding phospholipase D1-like isoform X1, with protein MCQSPVNQTVCGSVHVTVLFSISSLVSLSFCSVHQDDPQRLHRSSIDVLDPISDQFYEEAWMFTSARYTSIYQKVFHCRPSSDAGGLPGQCWPTQRGPGSEELKKILAFLVSFLFSSYPNKTFLHLLAPKRLWCPWRSGPEACAHHVDRKHSDTILEMLTVTSEANWTTQLQQE; from the exons ATGTGTCAATCACCTGTGAATCAAACTGTGTGTGGCTCAGTTCATGTCACAGTGTTGTTTAGTATATCTTCACTTGTCTCACTCTCCTTCTGTTCTGTCCATCAGGACGATCCTCAGCGCTTACACAGATCCTCCATCGATGTTTTGGATCCAATCAGTGATCAGTTCTACGAGGAGGCCTGGATGTTCACCAGCGCTCGCTACACCTCCATCTACCAGAAG GTTTTCCACTGTCGGCCATCCAGCGATGCTGGAGGGCTACCTGGCCAATGCTGGCCTACACAAAGAGGTCCCGGCtcggaggagctgaagaagatcctTGCCTTCCTCGTCAGTTTCCTCTTCAGTTCCTATCCCAACAAAACCTTCTTGCACCTATTAGCTCCAAAGAGGCTATGGTGCCCGTGGAGGTCTGGACCTGAGGCCTGTGCTCATCACGTGGATAGAAAACACTCTGACACCATTCTGGAG ATGTTGACTGTGACCTCAGAGGCCAACTGGACcacacagctgcagcaggagtGA